The Streptomyces aurantiacus genome includes a region encoding these proteins:
- a CDS encoding SpoIIE family protein phosphatase, whose translation MSLSEQRPDPADDASTPGSETPAQPPFAQSSPAQSSPAQPASAEPVDTADTDDVPEDEQTALTTTYPVGKLAATVERLRHEVRAAQAEADGRALIELAKGILVERLGCGPAQAARQLAELAEQARVSPLELAVDVINQSARDRLSDVAGAFLAGARDGDAPAGEPVERAPSPAVRLREAESGALAAPDTQAVADSLLHHALHPLGAVAVAIWTARPDGSLTLAGSAGFSPAEAGRWHYVPPGVVTVARTSLTERAGQWIGSLSETGLPSIGQHHFPDGGRAALPAGTGGRVHGVLEVVWASPLAPQSPQVVRQVEALAELCAHTLETYAFVNGGDTVSEPRVLPDATELVDLADGLHDPALVLVPYVDDDGHLVDFHIHHVNSRFLDPAGRPRGLIHGALLLEAYPMAAGESELFQRIERVYATGEPFRARRMNLMALVDQVPLSSVADISISRHGNSVLLIWRIEDETARLASLLQHAQRLGRIGGFEENLLTGEITWNGQLFSLYGRSPSSTPVPLEELALHAHPDDAVAIGRFLRTLLHHRRPASAAFRLQRPDDVTRHIRVVAEPVLDADGRTFVVRGAYQDISAQHWTEVALAATRDQLAHSEQQATERNRLTLQLQHAIMPPTQAPLQAPRLDVAVRYRPAETEQLVGGDWYDAVVLPSGMVLLCVGDVAGHGIEAATSMVVLRNALRGLAVTGAGPGQLLSWLNSVAHHLTGSITATAVCGLYDPSRRTLRWARAGHLPPVLVRDAEAVSLPLVKGLLLGAVPEVTYDEEEVQLAVDDTLLMYTDGLIERRDRSMEESMTQLLTTVRTAPCTLDQQLDRLLTYSRSDTDDDTCIVGIRVS comes from the coding sequence GTGAGCCTTTCCGAACAGCGCCCCGATCCGGCCGACGACGCGTCGACGCCCGGATCCGAAACTCCCGCCCAGCCACCGTTCGCACAGTCATCGCCCGCACAGTCGTCACCCGCACAGCCTGCGAGCGCCGAACCGGTCGACACCGCCGACACGGACGACGTACCGGAGGACGAGCAGACCGCGCTCACCACCACCTATCCGGTGGGGAAGCTGGCCGCCACGGTCGAGCGCCTGCGCCACGAGGTGCGAGCGGCCCAGGCCGAGGCCGACGGGCGTGCCCTGATCGAACTCGCCAAGGGCATCCTGGTCGAGCGGCTGGGGTGCGGGCCCGCCCAGGCCGCCCGCCAGCTCGCCGAACTGGCCGAACAGGCAAGGGTGTCGCCGCTCGAACTCGCCGTCGACGTCATCAACCAGTCCGCCCGTGACCGGCTGTCCGACGTGGCCGGCGCCTTCCTGGCCGGCGCGAGGGACGGCGACGCCCCGGCGGGCGAGCCCGTGGAGAGGGCCCCCTCCCCCGCCGTACGGCTGCGGGAGGCCGAGAGCGGGGCACTGGCGGCACCCGACACACAGGCGGTCGCCGACTCCCTGCTCCACCACGCGCTGCACCCGCTCGGCGCGGTGGCCGTGGCCATCTGGACTGCGCGGCCCGACGGTTCCCTCACCCTGGCGGGCAGCGCCGGCTTCTCACCGGCGGAGGCCGGGCGCTGGCACTATGTGCCCCCCGGGGTCGTGACGGTGGCCCGCACGAGCCTGACCGAGCGCGCGGGGCAGTGGATCGGATCCCTCTCCGAGACCGGCCTGCCCTCCATCGGCCAGCACCACTTCCCCGACGGGGGAAGGGCCGCGCTTCCCGCCGGTACCGGAGGCCGCGTCCACGGAGTCCTCGAAGTCGTCTGGGCCTCTCCCCTGGCACCCCAGTCTCCTCAGGTGGTCCGCCAGGTCGAGGCGCTGGCGGAACTGTGCGCCCACACCCTGGAGACGTACGCATTCGTCAACGGCGGCGACACCGTCAGCGAACCCCGGGTCCTCCCGGACGCCACCGAACTGGTGGACCTGGCCGACGGGCTGCACGACCCGGCGCTGGTCCTCGTCCCGTACGTCGACGACGACGGGCATCTCGTGGACTTCCACATCCATCACGTCAACAGCCGTTTCCTCGATCCGGCCGGCCGGCCGCGCGGCCTCATCCACGGCGCCCTGTTGCTGGAGGCCTACCCGATGGCCGCCGGGGAGAGCGAGCTGTTCCAGCGGATCGAACGCGTCTACGCCACCGGGGAGCCGTTCCGCGCGCGGCGTATGAACCTCATGGCCCTCGTCGACCAGGTGCCGCTGTCGTCCGTGGCCGACATCAGCATCAGCCGCCACGGCAACAGTGTGCTGCTCATCTGGCGCATCGAGGACGAGACGGCACGGCTCGCGAGCCTGCTGCAGCACGCACAGCGGCTGGGCCGCATCGGCGGTTTCGAGGAGAACCTGCTCACGGGTGAGATCACCTGGAACGGCCAGCTCTTCAGCCTGTACGGCAGGTCGCCGTCGAGTACGCCGGTGCCGCTGGAGGAACTGGCCCTGCACGCGCACCCCGACGACGCCGTCGCCATCGGCCGTTTCCTGCGCACGCTGCTCCACCACCGGCGGCCCGCGTCCGCGGCGTTCCGGCTCCAGCGTCCCGACGACGTGACCCGCCACATCCGCGTGGTGGCGGAGCCGGTGCTCGACGCCGACGGCCGGACCTTCGTCGTGCGCGGGGCGTACCAGGACATCTCGGCCCAGCACTGGACGGAGGTCGCGCTGGCCGCCACGCGCGACCAGCTCGCGCACAGCGAGCAGCAGGCGACCGAACGCAACCGCCTGACGCTGCAGTTGCAGCACGCGATCATGCCCCCGACCCAGGCCCCGCTGCAGGCTCCGCGGCTCGACGTGGCCGTCCGCTACCGGCCCGCCGAGACCGAACAGCTGGTGGGCGGCGACTGGTACGACGCGGTCGTCCTGCCGTCGGGGATGGTGCTCCTGTGTGTGGGTGACGTGGCCGGTCACGGCATAGAGGCGGCGACGAGCATGGTCGTGCTGCGGAACGCGCTGCGGGGGCTGGCCGTGACGGGCGCGGGCCCCGGCCAGCTGCTGTCCTGGCTTAACAGCGTGGCGCACCACCTGACGGGGTCCATCACCGCCACGGCGGTCTGCGGCCTCTACGACCCGAGCCGCCGTACGCTGCGCTGGGCCAGGGCGGGCCATCTGCCGCCCGTGCTGGTGCGCGACGCGGAGGCCGTGTCCCTGCCCCTCGTCAAGGGCCTGCTGCTGGGCGCCGTACCCGAGGTGACGTACGACGAGGAGGAAGTACAACTGGCGGTCGACGACACGCTGTTGATGTACACGGACGGCCTGATCGAGCGTCGGGACCGCTCGATGGAGGAATCCATGACGCAGCTGCTGACCACGGTCCGTACGGCGCCGTGCACGCTCGACCAGCAGCTCGACCGGCTCCTCACGTACAGCAGGTCGGACACCGACGACGACACCTGCATCGTCGGGATCCGCGTGTCGTAG
- a CDS encoding HAMP domain-containing protein produces the protein MTSQTTDAVDRTPGEQELRQLLAGLTAVRDGDFGTRLPDDGDGLLGDIATVFNGMVDQLSVFTSEVTRVAREVGTEGTLGGQAEVPGVSGTWADLTDSVNAMSGNLTTQVRDIAQVATAVAKGDLSQKIDVPARGEILQLKETVNTMVDQLSAFADEVTRVAREVGSEGRLGGQAQVPGVGGVWRDLTDSVNLMAGNLTAQVRNVAQVTTAVAKGDLSQKITVDARGEILELKNTINTMVDQLSAFADEVTRVAREVGTEGRLGGQADVKGVKGTWRDLTDSVNFMAGNLTAQVRNVAQVATAVARGDLSQKITVDARGEILALKETLNTMVDQLSAFADEVTRVAREVGTAGNLGGQATVRGVSGTWKDLTDNVNVMASNLTGQVRSIAQVATAVARGDLSQKITVEAKGEVAALADVINTMVDTLSAFADEVTRVAREVGTEGRLGGQAQVPNVAGTWKDLTDNVNSMANNLTGQVRNIALVTTAVAKGDLSKKIDVDARGEILELKTTINTMVDQLSAFAAEVTRVAREVGSEGRLGGQAEVEGVSGTWKRLTENVNELAGNLTRQVRAIAEVASAVAEGDLTRSINVEASGEVAELKDNINSMVESLRETTRANQEQDWLKTNLARISGLMQGHRDLPVVAELIMDELAPLVVAQYGAFYLAEDTGSGAELRLVGSYGYPDEVGRPDRIPFGRSLVGQAARSRRAVTVDELPPGYVTISSGLGRTVPTALVVLPIVVEDQVLGVIELASITRFTQIHHDFLGQLMETIGVNVNTIVANARTDELLDESQRLTAELQARSEELQVQQDELQRSNEELEDKASLLAAQNSDIEAKNLQIEQARQELETRAQQLSLASKYKSEFLANMSHELRTPLNSLLILAQLLAQNPSRNLTPKQVEYAGIIHSAGSDLLQLINDILDLSKVEAGKMDVSPEVVPLRQLLEYVEATFRPMTTQKSLDFTVRTAPGAPADLLTDDSRLRQVLRNLLSNAVKFTEHGGVELRIEPAADHEVPAGVFRGGTIVAFRVQDTGIGIPEQHLETIFGAFQQADGTTSRKYGGTGLGLSITREIAHLLGGAVTVDSTPGQGSTFTLFLPVARPDFENLVISPRLLEQSPGAVVPNEDSAAHAAPSGPAAPARHPRRRLLVVEERQRGLLTLVAESAVSDVTRGQDAGDPRGTVDIVTAAGAPEAASALAAGACHCVVLELGMPGGEAPRFLDAMQGDSALANVPVLVHSGHRADLAQEQALQARSGTRALEFLSSLDELRERIALHLSAEELGDVPSLARAEEPQSETPRPVEDAFLGRTVLVVDDDARNLFALSGILELQGFHVLHADNGRKGIEALVNNPDIALVLMDVMMPEMDGYAATAEIRKMPQYAELPIIAVTAKAMPGDREKSLASGASDYVTKPVDTDDLIACVRRWLPA, from the coding sequence ATGACCAGCCAGACGACCGACGCCGTCGACCGGACGCCGGGCGAGCAGGAGCTGAGGCAACTGCTGGCCGGCCTGACGGCGGTGCGGGACGGAGACTTCGGCACGCGACTGCCGGACGACGGGGACGGACTCCTGGGCGACATCGCCACCGTCTTCAACGGCATGGTCGACCAGTTGTCCGTGTTCACCTCCGAAGTCACCCGCGTGGCGCGAGAGGTGGGCACCGAGGGGACACTCGGCGGACAGGCGGAGGTACCGGGCGTCTCCGGGACCTGGGCCGATCTCACCGACTCGGTCAACGCCATGTCGGGCAACCTGACCACCCAGGTCCGTGACATCGCCCAGGTGGCGACCGCGGTGGCCAAGGGCGACCTGTCGCAGAAGATCGACGTACCGGCGCGGGGCGAGATCCTCCAGCTCAAGGAGACCGTCAACACGATGGTCGACCAGCTGTCGGCCTTCGCCGACGAGGTCACCCGCGTCGCCCGCGAGGTCGGCAGCGAGGGCCGGCTCGGCGGCCAGGCCCAGGTGCCCGGGGTCGGCGGCGTCTGGCGCGACCTCACCGACTCGGTCAACCTCATGGCGGGCAACCTCACCGCACAGGTCCGCAACGTCGCCCAGGTGACGACCGCGGTGGCCAAGGGCGACCTCTCACAGAAGATCACCGTGGACGCCCGCGGCGAGATCCTCGAACTCAAGAACACCATCAACACCATGGTCGACCAGCTGTCCGCCTTCGCCGACGAGGTCACCCGCGTCGCCCGCGAGGTCGGCACCGAGGGACGCCTCGGCGGACAGGCGGACGTCAAGGGCGTCAAGGGCACCTGGCGTGACCTCACCGACTCGGTGAACTTCATGGCGGGCAACCTCACCGCGCAGGTCCGCAACGTCGCCCAGGTGGCGACCGCGGTGGCCAGGGGCGACCTCTCCCAGAAGATCACCGTGGACGCCCGCGGCGAGATCCTCGCGCTCAAGGAAACCCTCAACACGATGGTCGACCAGCTGTCGGCCTTCGCCGACGAGGTCACCCGCGTCGCCCGCGAGGTCGGCACCGCCGGCAACCTGGGCGGCCAGGCCACCGTCCGGGGGGTCTCGGGAACGTGGAAGGACCTCACCGACAACGTCAACGTGATGGCGTCGAACCTGACCGGCCAGGTCCGCTCGATCGCCCAGGTCGCCACCGCCGTCGCCCGCGGCGACCTCTCCCAGAAGATCACCGTCGAGGCCAAGGGTGAGGTCGCCGCCCTGGCGGACGTCATCAACACGATGGTCGACACGCTGTCCGCCTTCGCCGACGAGGTCACCCGCGTCGCCCGCGAGGTCGGCACCGAGGGACGCCTCGGCGGACAGGCCCAGGTGCCCAACGTGGCGGGCACCTGGAAGGACCTCACCGACAACGTCAACTCCATGGCCAACAACCTCACCGGCCAGGTGCGCAACATCGCCCTGGTGACGACGGCGGTGGCCAAGGGCGACCTCTCCAAGAAGATCGACGTCGACGCCCGCGGCGAGATCCTCGAACTCAAGACGACCATCAACACGATGGTCGACCAGCTGTCCGCCTTCGCGGCCGAGGTCACCCGCGTCGCCCGCGAGGTCGGCAGCGAGGGCCGGCTCGGCGGACAGGCCGAGGTGGAGGGCGTCTCCGGGACCTGGAAGCGCCTGACGGAGAACGTCAACGAACTCGCGGGCAACCTGACGCGCCAGGTGCGCGCGATCGCCGAGGTCGCCAGCGCCGTCGCCGAGGGCGACCTGACCCGCTCGATCAACGTCGAGGCCTCCGGCGAGGTCGCCGAGCTCAAGGACAACATCAACTCCATGGTCGAGTCCCTGCGTGAGACCACGCGGGCCAACCAGGAACAGGACTGGCTCAAGACCAACCTCGCGCGGATCTCGGGCCTGATGCAGGGCCACCGTGACCTGCCCGTGGTCGCCGAGCTGATCATGGACGAACTCGCACCCCTGGTGGTGGCCCAGTACGGCGCGTTCTACCTCGCGGAGGACACCGGCAGCGGCGCCGAACTGCGGCTCGTCGGCTCCTACGGGTACCCCGACGAGGTCGGCCGGCCCGACCGCATCCCCTTCGGCCGCTCGTTGGTCGGCCAGGCCGCGCGCAGCCGTCGCGCCGTCACCGTGGACGAACTGCCGCCGGGATACGTGACCATCTCCTCGGGGCTCGGCCGGACGGTGCCGACCGCCCTCGTGGTGCTGCCCATCGTGGTCGAGGACCAGGTGCTCGGAGTCATCGAACTCGCTTCCATCACCCGCTTCACCCAGATCCACCACGACTTCCTGGGACAGCTGATGGAGACCATCGGCGTCAACGTCAACACCATCGTGGCCAACGCCCGGACCGACGAACTGCTCGACGAGTCCCAGCGTCTGACCGCCGAGCTGCAGGCCCGTTCCGAGGAGCTGCAGGTCCAGCAGGACGAACTGCAGCGCTCCAACGAGGAGCTGGAGGACAAGGCCTCCCTGCTGGCCGCGCAGAACAGTGACATCGAGGCCAAGAACCTGCAGATCGAGCAGGCACGGCAGGAGCTGGAGACCCGCGCCCAGCAACTGTCGCTGGCCTCCAAGTACAAGTCGGAGTTCCTGGCGAACATGAGCCACGAGCTGCGGACTCCGCTGAACAGCCTGCTGATCCTCGCCCAGCTCCTGGCCCAGAACCCGTCGCGCAACCTCACTCCGAAGCAGGTCGAGTACGCGGGCATCATCCATTCCGCCGGGTCGGACCTGCTCCAGCTGATCAACGACATCCTCGACCTCTCGAAGGTCGAGGCCGGCAAGATGGACGTCAGCCCCGAGGTCGTCCCGCTGCGCCAGTTGCTGGAGTACGTCGAGGCCACCTTCAGGCCGATGACGACGCAGAAGAGCCTGGACTTCACCGTGCGTACCGCACCGGGGGCGCCCGCCGACCTGCTCACCGACGACTCCCGGCTGCGCCAGGTCCTGCGCAACCTGCTGTCGAACGCGGTCAAGTTCACCGAACACGGCGGCGTCGAGCTGCGGATCGAACCGGCGGCCGACCACGAGGTGCCCGCCGGTGTGTTCCGGGGCGGCACCATCGTCGCCTTCCGGGTGCAGGACACGGGGATCGGAATCCCCGAGCAGCATCTGGAGACGATCTTCGGTGCCTTCCAGCAGGCGGACGGGACGACGAGCCGCAAGTACGGCGGCACCGGTCTGGGTCTGTCCATCACCCGGGAGATCGCCCACCTGCTCGGCGGTGCCGTCACCGTCGACAGCACGCCAGGACAGGGCAGTACGTTCACGTTGTTCCTGCCGGTGGCACGCCCCGACTTCGAGAACCTCGTGATCAGTCCCCGGCTCCTCGAGCAGTCGCCGGGAGCGGTGGTTCCGAACGAGGACTCGGCGGCACATGCCGCGCCCTCCGGTCCGGCTGCCCCGGCCAGGCACCCCAGGCGTCGCCTCCTGGTCGTCGAGGAGCGTCAGCGCGGGCTGCTGACGCTCGTCGCCGAAAGCGCGGTGTCGGACGTCACCCGCGGCCAGGACGCCGGTGATCCGCGTGGCACGGTCGACATCGTCACCGCCGCGGGAGCCCCCGAGGCGGCGAGCGCGCTGGCAGCCGGAGCGTGCCACTGTGTCGTTCTCGAACTCGGGATGCCCGGCGGCGAGGCGCCCCGGTTCCTCGACGCGATGCAGGGTGACTCGGCGCTCGCGAACGTCCCCGTGCTCGTCCACAGCGGTCACCGCGCGGACCTGGCGCAGGAACAGGCGCTGCAGGCCCGCTCCGGCACGCGTGCCCTGGAGTTCCTGTCCAGCCTGGACGAACTGCGGGAGCGCATCGCCCTGCACCTCTCCGCCGAGGAGCTCGGGGACGTGCCGTCCCTGGCCCGCGCGGAGGAGCCGCAGTCCGAGACGCCCAGGCCCGTCGAGGACGCCTTCCTCGGCCGTACGGTCCTGGTGGTCGACGACGACGCGCGCAACCTCTTCGCGCTGAGCGGGATCCTGGAGCTCCAGGGATTCCACGTCCTGCACGCGGACAACGGCCGCAAGGGCATCGAGGCGCTGGTCAACAACCCCGACATCGCGCTCGTCCTGATGGACGTGATGATGCCGGAGATGGACGGCTACGCCGCCACGGCGGAGATCCGGAAGATGCCCCAGTACGCGGAACTTCCCATCATCGCGGTCACGGCGAAGGCGATGCCCGGCGACCGGGAGAAGAGTCTCGCCTCCGGGGCCAGTGACTACGTGACCAAGCCGGTCGACACCGACGACCTGATCGCCTGCGTCCGCCGCTGGCTGCCCGCGTGA
- a CDS encoding RNA polymerase sigma factor SigF, giving the protein MTAVTAGEATATAQGTQAAHETGLPFIDDPSRVKPKDARELSRQFFDRLAVLEEGTHEYQYARNTLIEMNLSLVRYAASRFRGRGDSMEDIVQVGTIGLIKAIDRFELTREVEFTSFAVPYIVGEIKRFFRDTSWAVHVPRRLQEARVELAKATEELRTRLGRTPTTSELSQLMSLPEEEVIEARKAANCYNSSSLDAALAPDNGSHGESVLADFIGEDDRSLELVDDLHSLAPLIAELDERERLIIHLRFVEERTQAEIGEMIGISQMHVSRLISRIIKRLRAGLLDPAVA; this is encoded by the coding sequence ATGACAGCCGTGACGGCAGGCGAGGCAACGGCCACGGCGCAGGGGACTCAGGCGGCGCACGAGACGGGGCTCCCTTTCATCGACGACCCGTCGCGCGTCAAGCCGAAGGACGCCCGGGAACTGTCCCGGCAGTTCTTCGACCGCTTGGCCGTGCTCGAAGAGGGCACGCACGAGTACCAGTACGCGCGCAACACCCTGATCGAGATGAACCTCTCGCTCGTCCGGTACGCGGCCTCGCGCTTCCGCGGCCGGGGGGACTCGATGGAGGACATCGTCCAGGTCGGCACCATAGGCCTCATCAAGGCCATCGACCGGTTCGAGCTGACCCGCGAGGTGGAGTTCACCTCCTTCGCCGTTCCGTACATCGTCGGCGAGATCAAGCGCTTCTTCCGTGACACGAGCTGGGCCGTCCATGTGCCGCGCCGGCTGCAGGAGGCCCGGGTCGAGCTGGCGAAGGCCACGGAGGAACTGCGGACCCGCCTGGGACGTACCCCCACGACCAGCGAGCTGTCACAGCTCATGTCGCTGCCCGAGGAGGAGGTCATCGAGGCCCGCAAGGCGGCGAACTGCTACAACTCCTCGTCGCTCGACGCGGCCCTGGCCCCCGACAACGGCTCGCACGGCGAGTCCGTCCTGGCCGACTTCATCGGGGAGGACGACCGCTCGCTGGAGCTCGTGGACGACCTGCACTCCCTGGCTCCCCTGATCGCGGAGCTCGACGAGCGCGAGCGCCTGATCATCCACCTGCGGTTCGTCGAGGAGCGCACCCAGGCGGAGATCGGCGAAATGATCGGCATCTCCCAGATGCACGTGTCGCGCCTGATCAGCCGCATCATCAAGCGCCTCCGCGCCGGTCTGCTCGACCCCGCGGTCGCCTGA
- a CDS encoding SigB/SigF/SigG family RNA polymerase sigma factor → MRIDLSTSRLEEPVLTEAKPVSTGAATEPGPSVRSTTRHPHDDAPDSATDFVRLAGLEDGPERDAVRDELATAWLPMAHRIAGRFRDRGESIEDLRQVAAVGLVKAIDRYDPSRGAFESYAVPTITGEVKRHFRDRMWALRVPRRVQELRNKVRLARRDLTLNPGAPEPTVAEIAAHTGLTEDEVSAGMEAMESFSTLSLDAELSSADDNYSLADTLGESDSSYDVVVDREAAKEGLRRLPERERNILYMRFFEDMTQNHIADQLGISQMHVSRLISRSCARVREEALGRPPRSGRGGSKGRPGAV, encoded by the coding sequence ATGCGTATCGACTTGTCGACAAGCCGCCTCGAGGAGCCTGTGCTTACCGAGGCGAAGCCCGTGTCCACGGGGGCGGCAACCGAACCAGGCCCGTCCGTCCGGTCCACAACGAGGCATCCGCACGACGACGCCCCTGACTCCGCGACCGACTTCGTCCGGCTGGCCGGGCTGGAGGACGGACCGGAACGGGATGCCGTCCGTGACGAGCTGGCGACGGCGTGGCTGCCCATGGCCCACCGCATCGCGGGCCGGTTCCGCGACCGGGGCGAGTCCATCGAGGACCTGCGCCAGGTCGCGGCGGTCGGGCTGGTGAAGGCGATAGACCGGTACGACCCCTCCCGCGGGGCGTTCGAGAGCTACGCCGTGCCCACCATCACCGGTGAGGTGAAGCGGCACTTCCGCGACCGCATGTGGGCGCTGAGAGTGCCCCGCCGGGTGCAGGAGCTGCGCAACAAGGTCCGGCTCGCCCGTCGGGATCTCACGCTGAACCCCGGGGCCCCGGAGCCGACGGTCGCCGAGATCGCGGCACACACCGGGCTGACGGAGGACGAGGTCAGCGCGGGCATGGAGGCGATGGAGAGCTTCAGCACGCTGTCCCTCGACGCCGAGTTGTCGTCCGCGGACGACAACTACAGCCTCGCGGACACCCTGGGGGAATCGGACTCCTCCTACGACGTGGTCGTCGACCGCGAAGCGGCGAAGGAAGGACTCCGTCGGCTCCCCGAACGCGAGCGGAACATCCTTTACATGCGCTTCTTCGAGGACATGACGCAGAACCACATCGCCGACCAACTCGGCATCTCCCAGATGCACGTCTCGCGACTCATCAGCCGCAGCTGCGCACGCGTGCGGGAAGAGGCGCTGGGCCGGCCGCCGCGCTCCGGCCGCGGTGGCTCCAAGGGCCGGCCGGGGGCCGTGTGA
- a CDS encoding DUF5133 domain-containing protein — translation MLMPHPATLRKLVEEYEALIAREAENGAAKTNQRSQDLAYTLCVSTGTRDVRLALEKARRQLAAAQRPVAPMPVRHTGAGIVEVREAGEAVSR, via the coding sequence ATGCTGATGCCCCACCCCGCAACACTGCGCAAGCTCGTCGAGGAGTACGAGGCGCTCATCGCACGCGAGGCCGAGAACGGCGCGGCGAAGACGAACCAGCGGTCGCAGGACCTCGCCTACACCCTCTGCGTGTCGACCGGCACACGCGACGTACGGCTGGCCCTGGAGAAGGCGCGCCGCCAGCTCGCCGCGGCGCAACGGCCCGTGGCACCGATGCCGGTCCGGCACACCGGTGCCGGGATCGTCGAGGTCCGTGAAGCCGGCGAGGCCGTGTCGCGGTGA
- a CDS encoding sensor histidine kinase — protein MTTATAPGSDASFVHPALFYRDDQEYLAGTVPFVLEGLAAAEPVAVAAPAPRLELITTALGPAAKAVHLVDMTMAGRNPGRIIPSVLRAFADSRTDRRVRIIGEPIWPGRTAAEYPACVQHEALINEAFSGRDVIILCPYDARSLSEDVLTDAHATHPVLIIGGREWASDAYDPGKVLARCNEPLRRPPGAATFDFDAEALPAVRDFALTQARERGMGEVRLQDLALIVAELTTNSVVHAGGAGTLCLWAQSEQIVCQVRDVGRLSDPLVGRRPARPDQLGGRGLLLVHYLSDLVRLHTDDDGTTIRSYVSRA, from the coding sequence ATGACGACGGCCACCGCGCCGGGATCCGATGCCTCTTTCGTGCACCCGGCGCTCTTCTACCGTGACGACCAGGAGTACCTGGCGGGCACGGTGCCTTTCGTGCTGGAAGGGCTGGCGGCGGCGGAACCCGTCGCGGTGGCCGCCCCGGCCCCGCGGCTCGAGCTGATCACCACGGCACTGGGACCGGCGGCCAAAGCCGTGCATCTCGTCGACATGACCATGGCCGGCCGCAATCCGGGCCGCATCATCCCTTCCGTCCTGCGCGCCTTCGCGGATTCCCGGACGGACCGTCGGGTGCGCATCATCGGCGAGCCGATCTGGCCCGGCCGCACCGCCGCGGAGTACCCCGCCTGCGTCCAGCACGAGGCCCTCATCAACGAGGCGTTCAGCGGCCGGGACGTGATCATCCTGTGCCCGTACGACGCCCGGTCGCTCTCGGAGGACGTGCTCACCGACGCCCACGCCACCCATCCCGTCCTCATCATCGGCGGACGGGAGTGGGCCAGCGACGCGTACGACCCCGGGAAGGTGCTCGCCCGTTGCAACGAACCGCTGCGCCGGCCGCCGGGCGCCGCGACCTTCGACTTCGACGCCGAGGCGCTGCCAGCGGTCCGGGACTTCGCGCTCACGCAGGCGCGGGAGCGGGGGATGGGCGAGGTGCGTCTGCAGGACCTGGCCCTGATCGTCGCCGAACTGACCACCAACAGCGTGGTCCACGCGGGCGGCGCGGGGACGTTGTGCCTGTGGGCGCAGAGTGAACAGATCGTCTGTCAGGTCAGGGACGTCGGCCGGCTGTCCGACCCGCTGGTGGGCCGCCGCCCCGCGCGCCCCGACCAGCTCGGCGGTCGGGGTCTCCTGCTCGTCCACTACCTCTCGGACCTGGTGCGCCTGCACACCGACGACGACGGCACGACGATCCGCAGTTACGTGTCACGCGCCTGA
- a CDS encoding Dps family protein, which translates to MTSSRTEPKYTVPGLSTQDGGKIIEQLRVRLHALNDLSLTLKHIHWNVVGPHFIAIHEMLDPQVEQVRGMADDTAERVSALGGVPAGTPGALVAERTWDDYDVGRADAIAHLGALDLVYTGIIEGHRATLAEVGEVDPVTEDLLIEQLRALEQFQWFVRAHLESSGGALSTAGAHTENQAARSAQQSSTQ; encoded by the coding sequence ATGACGTCGTCTCGAACCGAGCCCAAGTACACCGTTCCCGGACTCAGCACCCAGGACGGCGGCAAGATTATCGAGCAGCTCCGCGTGCGGCTGCACGCGCTCAATGACCTTTCGCTGACTCTGAAGCACATTCACTGGAATGTGGTCGGCCCGCATTTCATCGCCATCCACGAAATGCTCGACCCGCAGGTCGAGCAGGTCCGCGGCATGGCCGACGACACCGCCGAGCGCGTCTCGGCGCTGGGAGGTGTGCCCGCGGGCACACCCGGCGCCCTCGTCGCCGAGCGGACCTGGGACGACTACGACGTCGGGCGGGCCGATGCCATCGCGCATCTCGGCGCCCTCGATCTGGTGTACACCGGCATCATCGAAGGTCACCGCGCCACGCTCGCCGAGGTCGGCGAGGTCGACCCGGTGACGGAGGACCTCCTCATCGAGCAGCTGCGCGCTCTGGAACAGTTCCAGTGGTTCGTGCGTGCGCACCTCGAGAGTTCCGGCGGCGCCCTGTCGACGGCAGGCGCACACACCGAGAACCAGGCAGCGCGCTCGGCTCAGCAGAGCAGCACCCAGTAG
- a CDS encoding DUF5670 family protein → MVPLILVLLLALLLFGAGFALKALWWIAVIVLVLWLLGFLVRPTASGGRRGRWYRW, encoded by the coding sequence ATGGTTCCCCTTATTCTTGTCCTTCTGCTCGCCCTGCTGCTTTTCGGTGCGGGTTTCGCACTCAAGGCGCTGTGGTGGATCGCGGTCATCGTGCTGGTGCTGTGGCTGCTCGGCTTCCTCGTGCGTCCGACCGCTTCCGGTGGCCGCCGCGGACGGTGGTACCGCTGGTAG